One Rhizoctonia solani chromosome 2, complete sequence DNA segment encodes these proteins:
- a CDS encoding epsin amino-terminal-like (ENTH) domain-containing protein C19F8,03c translates to MSSFEKLVKLACKPKVAAPKSKYIDPLVSATYADDGSIHDICRALAPRFKEPNAIVFKALIVLHSIIRQGQTDNVLKYLASSDVLRLRNVSNGQWDGYMAPQNIAHYAMYLDCRVRTYKDLKHDAIRVQSESNRDRMSTDDDSQSSRPIQRNKTVMGRKLRVMTVEKGLLRETKMVQRLTDSLLECKLYDDSLEDELNVTALRMLVKDLLVLFQAANEGVINVLEHYFEMSHVDAENALKIYQHFCKQTERVVNYLGIAKKLQNVLNVQIPNLRHAPVSLAKTLEEYLKDPNFEDNRLEYRNSKIIADGGSVSKKNEKAPEAKPNPSIKIPENNTASSSTAAESAKPGKSELMDFFASIEQEQPSIPTNHYFQQQSQFNPFLQRQMMAPQMTGMNAQQPFIQPQATGFNLNNPFPQQPQQPFLIPQATAVPFQAQPLQPQATAMPFIQPQQTAAPFLQPQDTARPFQPQQQQQPAPFLQPQMTGSNPFRQTILLPQTTGMPSNPFPSNPFPSSNPFPSNSATLNAQPTATGIGPGIARPASTPIGGAERKPTIAPLVPQVTGSRNPFGPVPAPPPPPVPKLPTLAELQGGAFSASFSSSGTTGQSTNGAGTIQTQPFGSGPFGQTNGTGNQIQSQPTGSTNVFDMSSIASSFAFGSNDEATPKPEIKPLDPQATATSSFSGSSMFSAQPTGSSFSSTSTSLFGSGSSAFGSSSTPFGSGRSTSPFSSGSTTTPSLVPQVTGFGGSNVKPFKPTSSFGAELMDNLPGTKQDAPSLSFGSSLTSQPTGAFGSGLSSQPTGLGSQPTGLGSSAFGGGLNSQPTGAFGGSLLSQTTGLAGGANPFRASMFNNLGNGPSPMGAGNNPFPSSTSAGSGQQQQQTQQPSFSLI, encoded by the exons ATGTCCAGCTTCGAAAAACTTGTAAAACTAGCGTGCAAGCCCAAGGTGGCTGCACCCAAGTCCAAG TACATCGATCCGCTGGTGTCTGCGACATATGCCGACGATGGATCCATACACGACATTTGTCGGGCGCTTGCTCCTCGATTCAAGGAGCCCAATGCT ATCGTGTTCAAGGCGTTGATTGTGCTGCACAGCATCATCCGCCAAGGCCAGACAGACAATGTACTCAAATATCTCGCGTCCTCAGATGTTTTGCGATTGCGCAATGTCTCCAATGGCCAATGGGATG GCTACATGGCCCCCCAAAACATCGCGCACTATGCGATGTACTTGGACTGCAGAGTGCGCACGTACAAAGATCTGAAGCACGATGCAATCCGCGTTCAGAGCGAGTCCAATAGAGATCGAATGTCGACCGATGACGACAGTCAGTCTAGCCGCCCCATACAACGCAACAAAACCGTCATGGGCCGCAAGCTCCGTGTCATGACTGTCGAAAAGGGCCTGCTGCGTGAAACCAAGATGGTCCAACGGTTGACGGATTCCCTGTTGGAATGCAAG CTCTACGACGACAGTCTCGAGGACGAACTCAATGTTACGGCCTTGAGAATGCTTGTCAAGGACTTGCTGGTTCTATTCCAGGCAGCCAACGAGGGTGTGATCAATGTCCTGG AACACTACTTTGAAATGTCCCATGTTGATGCCGAGAACGCGCTCAAGATCTACCAGCATTTTTGTAAACAAACCGAACGCGTCGTCAACTACCTTGGAATAGCAAAGAAGCTCCAGAACGTGCTCAATGTCCAGATTCCCAACTTACGCCAT GCCCCCGTATCGCTGGCCAAAACGCTGGAGGAATATCTGAAAGACCCGAACTTTGAAGATAACCGCCTTGAGTATAGGAACAGCAAGATTATCGCGGATGGCGGATCTGTCAGCAAGAAAAACGAAAAAGCACCAGAGGCAAAGC CGAATCCATCCATCAAAATCCCGGAGAACAATACTGCAAGTTCGAGTACAGCAGCAGAGTCGGCCAAGCCCGGAAAGTCCGAATTGATGGACTTTTTCGCATCCATCGAGCAGGAACAGCCTAGCAT CCCAACCAACCATTACTTCCAGCAGCAGTCCCAGTTCAACCCTTTCCTCCAACGGCAGATGATGGCCCCCCAGATGACTGGCATGAACGCTCAGCAGCCGTTCATTCAACCACAAGCCACGGGCTTCAACCTGAACAATCCTTTCCCTCAGCAACCTCAACAGCCGTTCCTTATTCCCCAAGCCACTGCAGTTCCGTTCCAGGCTCAACCCTTGCAGCCTCAAGCAACTGCTATGCCATTCATTCAACCTCAACAAACCGCCGCTCCTTTCTTACAGCCCCAGGATACGGCACGGCCGTTCCAAcctcagcagcagcagcaacctGCTCCATTCTTGCAGCCTCAAATGACCGGATCGAATCCGTTCAGGCAAACTATACTTCTTCCACAAACCACTGGGATGCCTTCCAACCCGTTCCCATCCAATCCTTTCCCCTCTTCGAACCCTTTCCCCTCTAATTCTGCCACTTTGAATGCGCAACCAACAGCCACTGGAATCGGTCCTGGTATCGCCCGACCCGCCTCTACCCCCATTGGTGGTGCTGAGCGTAAACCGACGATCGCGCCACTTGTTCCCCAGGTTACTGGATCCCGGAATCCATTTGGTCCTGTtcctgcccctccacctccacctgttCCCAAATTGCCCACATTGGCCGAATTGCAGGGCGGCGCATTTTCGGCAAGCTTCTCGAGCAGTGGTACCACTGGCCAAAGCACCAACGGAGCCGGTACGATCCAGACTCAACCATTCGGCTCCGGGCCGTTTGGACAGACGAACGGCACTGGGAACCAGATCCAGTCGCAGCCAACAGGCTCGACAAACGTGTTTGATATGTCCAGTATCGCCTCGTCGTTCGCATTTGGAAGCAACGATGAGGCTACCCCGAAGCCCGAGATCAAACCGCTCGATCCTCAGGCGACTGCCACGTCCTCGTTTAGCGGTTCGTCGATGTTTTCCGCGCAACCCACCGGATCGTCGTTTAGTTCTACCTCGACGAGCTTGTTCGGGTCGGGGTCGAGCGCATTTGGGTCGAGCAGTACTCCATTCGGCTCTGGCAGGTCCACATCTCCATTCAGCTCAGGCTCTACGACCACCCCATCGCTTGTTCCTCAGGTGACTGGGTTTGGAGGGAGCAATGTCAAGCCGTTCAAGCCCACTTCTTCATTTGGGGCCGAGTTGATGGACAATCTTCCCGGCACCAAGCAAGACGCTCCGTCTCTCTCATTCGGCTCATCGTTGACTTCTCAACCCACAGGAGCGTTTGGTAGTGGCTTGAGTTCCCAGCCGACGGGATTGGGCTCGCAGCCAACCGGGCTAGGATCATCTGCATTTGGCGGAGGGTTGAACTCCCAGCCTACGGGCGCATTCGGCGGCAGCCTGCTTTCCCAGACAACTGGGCTAGCAGGAGGAGCCAATCCTTTCCGTGCATCCATGTTCAACAACCTGGGCAACGGCCCCTCGCCTATGGGCGCTGGCAATAACCCCTTCCCATCCTCCACCTCCGCTGGTTCAggccagcagcagcagcagacACAGCAACCCTCCTTTTCTTTGATTTAG
- a CDS encoding symplekin: MDPNAFNAALNAPAGSTEQIQILSELRTVLEQQQSTVPIFLTTLAPRILAQAGESVIKQWMMDLLLFGLSQSSLVVENRAQIASSTLDAQIALLNEQATVYIKGGIHCLSASYPLLFRLRQPLCAPAMGSISAAKVRILAMVDDTSLPAGIRLSAIKFMQRAILVQTRGVNDPRVLQNKGDPNLSMCPTDHPFVSAQALETEGGELLKKCIMILYTSSNADILSALINTLAALFKLRPTLSGIVIQAVLKWTPQVAMTGQSPMSVRSVEKSIKILLHHITSAPYARDIADAIQAQTARMEAAAQEARRKRALEAEAANEAAKRTKLEPTPVPTPPNIPTPVDPRPRHGPPLVAPTPQLPVSASQLESQSQVEAQPTEPEPAIKEEPLDPLKMDIDDDDLEYEPDKLNATAQAQAEAEEDQTQVAPLDPSAFSLPAPKDLSDAARNGLVKSSVARIWDAGEEVLGRDVKGGSEVAVGLPPEEMWMLLIVRMISRGANGGRVKDEGGDDRALVHNLAFREDGMRQMLLDYLLGDFNGRIRLAIVWMNEEWYNDRIQAKHDPSRERQYDIWLGRLASSLKARLEPKDKTFAKFLMELPSVPSNVLSLCRELAETPQQMGIGFAALREFIQLRPPVRPEAMRILLDLTAHPEKVTRNAAINTVRRWVPDVEPMNTEITSFAKKLLGQLQEGQHPFEEHEFPRYLPPKLQLPARKAEVIQHVELMFALSVRVPAFLDEIFAAYVHMETTVQEAMQDLLAPLVRSLGPTNAKLLSLIKTFEPGAESLILRIIKILTENGRPNANLVALVKELISERNLDARFLMPIIGEMDKPDIVKNLPRIVSMLNGKPEPKALVKSAFQAIVAAPPESFTKGSSNQPRMKQSEQLTPVDLMVLLHEDKEIGIKPAMEAIGICFQIVDVFRSDVLAAVMQQLLDSATLPTLFLRTVIQAVTTYKNLVGFVSTTLLSRLITKKIWTNPPLWEGFIRCAKVIAPASFGALLQLPREQLKELISKQPALKEDLREYVVRRAGPKARLLEVFSDQPDPPPSAAPPDSAPPTTQGDAA; encoded by the exons ATGGATCCCAACGCGTTTAATGCAGCGCTCAACGCTCCCGCCGGTTCCACCGAGCAAATTCAAATTCTGAGCGAGCTACGGACTGTGCTTGAGCAACAGCAGTCGACCGTTCCTATATTCCTGACCACGCTTGCGCCCCGTATTCTTGCCCAGGCTGGGGAATCTGTGATTAAGCAATGGATGATGGATTTGTTGTTGTTCGGTCTCTCGCAGTCGTCGTTGGTAGTTGAGAACAGAGCTCAGA TTGCGTCGTCTACGTTGGATGCGCAGATTGCTTTATTGAATGAACAGGCGACGGTGTATATCAAGGGAGGAATTCATTGTCTCTCGGCCTCTTACCCACTACTCTTCCGA CTGCGCCAACCGCTCTGCGCGCCAGCAATGGGATCAATCTCAGCCGCCAAAGTTCGCATTCTCGCCATGGTCGACGACACATCACTCCCCGCCGGAATCCGTCTCAGTGCCATAAAGTTCATGCAGCGCGCGATATTGGTTCAGACTCGTGGTGTCAATGATCCCAGGGTA CTTCAGAACAAGGGTGACCCGAACTTGTCCATGTGTCCGACCGATCATCCGTTTGTGTCTGCTCAGGCACTTGAGACTGAGGGTGGGGAATTGCTCAAAAAGTGTATTATGATCTTGTATACCTCTAG TAACGCGGATATCTTGTCGGCTTTGATTAATACCTTGGCAGCCTTGTTCAAGCTGCGTCCTACACTTTCAGGTATTGTCATTCAGGCCGTTTTAAAATGGACACCCCAAGTTGCGATGACTGGTCAATCCCCAATGAGCGTACGGAGTGTCGAAAAGTCAATCAAGATTCTTTTGCACCATATTACAA GCGCACCATACGCACGCGACATTGCAGACGCGATCCAAGCTCAAACCGCACGCATGGAAGCAGCTGCACAAGAAGCGCGACGAAAACGCGCGCTCGAGGCAGAAGCTGCCAACGAAGCTGCCAAACGGACCAAACTCGAACCGACGCCCGTACCCACCCCGCCCAATATCCCCACTCCAGTCGACCCCCGACCTCGAC ATGGCCCGCCGCTCGTTGCGCCAACTCCCCAACTCCCCGTCTCGGCTTCTCAACTCGAATCCCAATCCCAGGTGGAAGCACAACCGACCGAGCCAGAGCCCGCAATCAAAGAAGAACCCCTCGACCCGCTCAAGATGGACAttgacgacgacgacctCGAGTACGAACCGGACAAGCTGAATGCCACTGCCCAAGCCCAAGCTGAAGCCGAGGAAGACCAAACTCAAGTCGCCCCGCTCGACCCGTCTGCGTTTTCGCTGCCCGCGCCCAAGGACCTATCCGACGCGGCTCGCAACGGGCTGGTCAAGTCGAGCGTGGCTCGGATTTGGGATGCTGGCGAAGAGGTGCTGGGACGGGACGTCAAGGGAGGGAGCGAAGTGGCTGTTGGGTTGCCCCCGGAAGAAATGTGGATGCTCTTGATTGTCCGGATGATCAGCCGGGGTGCGAACGGAGGTCGGGTCAAGGACGAAGGTGGAGATGACCGAGCGCTGGTGCATAATTTGGCATTTAGGGAAGATGGCATGCGTCAGATGTTGTTGGATTATTTGTTGGGTGATTTCAATGGCCG AATACGACTGGCTATCGTGTGGATGAATGAAGAATGGTACAATGATCGGATCCAAGCCAAGCATGATCCTTCGAGG GAGCGACAATACGACATCTGGCTTGGTCGATTAGCTTCTTCCCTGAAAGCACGTCTCGAGCCCAAGGACAAGACGTTCGCCAAGTTCTTGATGGAATTGCCCTCGGTTCCGTCGAACGTTCTCTCGTTATGCCGTGAGTTGGCTGAAACTCCTCAGCA GATGGGCATTGGCTTTGCTGCGCTCAGGGAATTCATCCAGCTTCGACCGCCTGTACGACCCGAAGCCATGCGCATACTACTTGATTTGACAGCTCACCCTG AAAAAGTCACTCGGAACGCGGCAATCAATACGGTCCGACGTTGGGTCCCGGATGTGGAACCTATGAATACGGAAATCACATCCTTTGCGAAGAAATTACTCGGGCAACTTCAAGAAGGGCAGCACCCGTTCGAAGAGCACGAATTTCCTCGGTATCTACCTCCCAAATTGCAATTGCCAGCCAGGAAGGCAGAGGTTATTCAGCATGTGGAATTGATGTTTGCATTGTCGGTCCGCGTGCCAGCATTCCTAGACGA AATCTTTGCGGCATATGTACATATGGAAACCACAGTCCAAGAAGCGATGCAAGATCTACTAGCGCCACTCGTTCGATCGCTAGGACCTACCAACGCGAAATTGTTATCCCTGATCAAGACATTTGAACCCGGTGCCGAATCTCTCATCCTACGAATAATCAAGATCTTGACCGAGAACGGGCGCCCGAATGCCAATCTTGTGGCTCTGGTCAAAGAGCTCATCTCTGAGCGTAATCTAGACGCGAGGTTCTTGATGCCTATTATTGGTGAAATGGACAAG CCGGATATCGTGAAAAACCTTCCACGCATTGTGTCCATGCTTAACGGCAAACCCGAACCAAAGGCGCTGGTCAAGTCAGCATTCCAAGCGATAGTGGCGGCGCCGCCGGAAAGCTTCACCAAGGGGTCGTCGAACCAGCCGAGGATGAAACAGAGCGAGCAGCTCACACCTGTGGATCTGATGGTGCTACTCCACGAAGATAAAGAAATAGGCATTAAACCCGCTATGGAAG CTATCGGTATATGCTTCCAAATCGTGGATGTTTTCCGCTCGGATGTTCTTGCCGCGGTGATGCAACAATTGTTGGACTCGGCAACGCTTCCTACGTTATTTTTGCGCACG GTCATCCAAGCGGTTACAACCTACAAAAATCTGGTGGGATTCGTCTCGACCACACTCCTCTCACGGCTTATCACAAAGAAGATCTGGACCAATCCGCCCCTGTGGGAGGGATTCATACGATGTGCAAAGGTTATTGCCCCAGCGAGCTTTGGAGCGCTACTTCAACTTCCGCGTGAACAGCTAAAAGAACTCATATCCAAACAGCCGGCACTCAAGGAGGATTTACGTGAATACGTGGTACGTAGAGCGGGTCCCAAAGCCCGGTTACTGGAGGTATTCAGCGACCAGCCGGACCCACCCCCATCTGCGGCGCCGCCGGACTCTGCTCCACCTACCACTCAGGGTGATGCTGCTTGA
- a CDS encoding SHNi-TPR protein, with translation MSAEESTVSRPEIEQALVAGTIETKTKGEDATVESEVEIAKRAFALKNYEEAVDHYATALELARNEYGEDTVPFADLLFVYGRALIENATSQNTVLGKDKDDDETAKESDAAGTSGDSKTQPENGRIYFGDGASSDGEGVGDETVDTAAGDLSAVQEEGGEEGADEPEDDFNAAWDVLDLARTIYDKQEGDDMKLKLAETYMSLGDVSMETEKFEQAISDYTSGLAIKTQLLPFYSRQVCEAHYRLALVLDLTPNKMSESIRHIEQAISSLQARVTVIKDRLESPPDINGKGKGKGIAINDSIETMDEKQLKTELKDVEELLKDLSTKHEDMKVAPEPQNQTLNEPSVNETEGVKKALDDWLKPSLPVAEVPPQMDGPVNDLSKLVKKKKKPAANAAPETEGDGSGVAPVTVAAGKRKVEIEEVHDEPSPVEKKAKLVPEST, from the exons ATGTCTGCCGAAGA GTCTACAGTTTCTAGGCCTGAAATTGAGCAAGCACTAGTTGCTGGTACGATCGAGACCAAGACCAAAGGAGAAGATGCGACGGTCGAGTCAGAAGTCGAGATTGCCAAGCGAGCATTTGCTCTCAAAAACTACGAGGAAGCTGTAGATCACTATGCGACTGCTCTGGAACTTGC ACGAAACGAGTACGGCGAAGACACGGTTCCGTTTGCGGACCTATTGTTTGTATATGGACGTGCGTTAATTGAGAATGCTACTTCTCAAAATACAGTACTCGGAAAAGATAAAGATGACGATGAAACCGCGAAAGAGTCTGATGCTGCAG GCACTTCTGGTGATTCTAAGACTCAACCCGAGAATGGGCGCATTTACTTTGGTGATGGAGCAAGTAGTGATGGTGAAGGTGTGGGGGACGAAACCGTCGACACTGCTGCAGGTGATTTATCCGCAGTTCAAGAGGAAGGAGGGGAAGAGGGAGCAGATGAACCCGAGGATGACTTCAATGCTGCATGGGACGTACTCGATCTTGCGCGAACTATTTACGATAAACAAGAGGGGGATGACATGAAACTAAAGCTCGCCGAGACGTACATGAGTTTGGGTGATGTCTCAATGGAAACCG AAAAGTTTGAGCAGGCAATTTCGGACTATACATCTGGCTTGGCCATTAAAACGCAGCTTTTGCCGTTTTATTCGCGTCAGGTGTGCGAGGCGCATTATCGATTGGCTTTGGTACTCGATCTTACCCCGAACAAAATGAGTGAGAGTATACGTCATATTGAGCAAGCCATATCAAGCCTCCAAGCACGCGTGACAGTCATTAAAGATCGACTCGAGAGCCCACCAGATATCAATGGgaagggaaaaggaaaaggaatcGCTATAAATGATTCCATCGAAACGATGGACGAAAAGCAATTGAAGACAGAACTCAAAGATGTTGAGGAGCTCTTGAAGGACCTGTCAACCAAG CACGAAGACATGAAAGTCGCTCCAGAGCCGCAGAATCAAACACTGAACGAACCATCAGTGAACGAAACGGAGGGGGTCAAGAAAGCCTTGGATGATTGGCTCAAACCATCCCTTCCTGTGGCAGAAGTCCCACCCCAGATGGATGGTCCTGTAAACGATCtttccaagctggtcaagaagaaaaagaaaccGGCGGCAAATGCTGCACCAGAAACTGAAGGTGACGGATCAGGAGTGGCGCCAGTTACGGTTGCCGCCGGCAAAAGGAAGGTGGAGATAGAAGAGGTGCATGATGAGCCCAGTCCTGTAGAGAAAAAGGCCAAACTGGTTCCTGAGTCGACGTGA